The sequence TACATCGACCTGAAAGATTTCATGGCTGCTGCTGGCCGCGAAGTGAAAGCCGCCTATCAGGACCTGAAAAGCAAGGGCATGAAAAAGCTGGTGCTCGACGTGCGCGAAAACCCCGGCGGGTTGCTCGATCAGGCCATCGACATCTCGAACGTCTTTATCCCGAAAGGCTCGGAAGTGGTGACGACGAAAGGCAAAGTGTCCGAGTGGAATAAATCGTACTCGGCAATGGCCCCCGCCCTCGATACCGAGATGCCTATTGTAGTGCTCACCAACAACCACTCGGCCTCGGCGGCCGAGATCGTATCGGGTGTGATTCAGGATTATGATCGGGGCGTACTGATTGGGCAACGTACCTACGGCAAAGGTCTTGTGCAGACGACCCGCCCGCTCTCGTTCGGGACGCGCATGAAGATCACGACGGCCAAATACTACATTCCGAGCGGCCGGTGCATTCAGGCCATCGACTACAGCCACCGCAATGCCGACGGCAGCGTGGGCAAAATTGCCGATTCGCTACGCACGGCCTTCAAAACCCGCGCCGGTCGGGTGGTGTATGATGGCGGGGGAGTAACGCCCGATGTCCAGACGGAAGCCCAAACGCCGACGCCCATTGCCCAAAGCCTGACCAGCAAGGGACATATTTTTGATTACGCCGTCAAGTACAAGAGCGAGCACCCGACGATCAAACCGGCCCGCGAGTTCCGCCTTACCGACGCCGAGTATCAGGAGTTTGTGAAATGGGTGTCTGACAAAGAATACGACTACACCACGCAGGTCGAGAAAGACCTGGGTGTGCTAGAGGCATCGGCCAAAAAAGAAAAGTATTTCGACCAGATTCAGGATCAGCTGAAAGCGCTGAAATCGAAAATGTCGCACAGCAAAGATGCCGACATGAAAACCTTCCAGGCTGAGATCCGGACGTTGCTGAACGAGGAAATAGCCAGCCACTATTACCTGCAAAAGGGCCTGAAAGAAGCGTCGTTTGCGACCGATCCCGACATCAAAGCCGCCCTTGACCTGTTCAAAGACATGAACCGGTACAATGGAATTCTGAAAAAGAAGTGATGCTTTCTACATGATGAATGCGCTGCTGATTCTCCACGTTGTGATCTGGCAGCGCATTCATCATGTAGAAAGCATCGTTACGTATGATTCTGTCCCTCGATACATCCACTACCGTTTGCTCGGCCGCGCTGCACACCCTGACGGGCGAGTTGCTTGGTTGTTACGAATTGTTTACGGAGCGCACGGCGTCGTCGCGCCTGACCACACTCCTGCACGATGTGGTTGCTCATGCTGGGTTTGCGTTGGCCGATGTGTCGGCGATTGCCGTAGCCAAAGGCCCCGGTTCTTACACAGGGCTCCGCATCGGGGTGTCAACGGCTAAAGGGCTGTGTTTCGCGCTCGACAAACCGCTGATTGGGATCAACACGCTCGTGGCCATGACCGAGCAGATTCGGCCGTTTTATGCGCCGGGCAACGCTTTGTCAGGTACGTTGTTTTGCCCCATGATCGACGCCCGCCGCATGGAGGTGTATTGTGCCATTTACGATCAGCAGGGGCAGGAAGTTCAGCCCACCTCGGCTACCATTCTGGACGAGCAATCGTTTGCCAATTGGCTGGCTCAGCAGCCGGTTGTCTTTTTCGGCGATGGGGCGGCCAAAGCTCGCCCCGTCCTGACGCACCCCAACGCGATCTTCCCGGCCGTGCAGGTACGTCCCTCGGCGCGCACGGTGGGTACGTTGGCTGTCCAAGCCTATGCTGCCGGGCAATTTGAGGACCTGATCGCGTTTGAGCCCTATTACCTCAAAGAGTTCATGACCACAAAGCCGAAAGCGGTGCTTTGATTTGTACCCTAACGAAGGAGAGATCTTGACGCTGCTTGACATACAAGCTGAATCCGATAAGCGGTTTTCCTTCTAGCCGATTTGCAATAAACACACCTGTCCGTTAGTAAACCTCAAGATCCCTCCTTCGTCGGGATGACAGAGGGGAGTCACTACGGTTGGATAGCTGCGTTTAAAAGCTCCCAAGTTGGGTTGATCGATTCAATCAGGGCAACCTTTTTCGCGCGTCGCCACCCTTTGATTTCTTTTTCACGCTCGATAGCATGGCGCACATACTGGTGAAATTCCCAATAAACCAGCCTATAACAAAAATACTTGCCTGCAAACTTGTCGACCTGTCCTCGTGATTCGTAATGCTCCGCTAGCCGTCGAACCAGATCATTAGTCATACCCGTATACAAAACAGTCTGAGCAGGATTAGTTGTGATGTATACATAGAAGGCATAATTCTTCATATCAGGTTTTAAATGGGGTGGAGGTGTCTTTTTTGTCATCCCGACGCCAGGAGGGATCTTGAAGCATACTAACGAACAAGCCATTATGCTTCAAGATCCCTCCTGGTGTCGGGATGACAAAAGCAATGATGAAAGTAGAAAGCGCTTACTCGTTCCAGGCGTTTTGGCTGTTAAGGGGCATGCAGGCAATGTATTCACCGGGGACGGGGTCGTAGGCTAACACCTCCTTGCCGATCTTTTCGCTGGTGTAGTACCCCAGTAGCGTCAGGCTTTTGAGGCGGCGGAAGAAAGCGGGTGGCCCGGATGGTTTGAGCGTTATGCCCCAAAGCGACGGCGGAAACGGCTCGGCTTCTTTGTCGAGTGCCAGCAACAGGGCCTCGCGCTGAGCGGGCGTACACTCGACAAACGATTTCCCGTATTTCGATTCACAACGCTCGTCCAAGGATTCCAGGCCCGCCAGAAAGTCCTTCTGATCTTCCTCCGACAGTAGATCGTGCAGCATCTTGTCCACAAACTGCGGCACGCCTAGTTCTTTGGCGCCTGGTGTGCTGGTCTTGGGTAGAATCGTCTCGGTAATTTCAGCAATGGTATTGGCCTGTTCAGGAGACAGAAAAACGGGCTTCCAGTCTAGCTTGACCGTTTTCTGGCAGGCTATGAAGGTTTCGGTCAGGGCTGTGGCCGAGACGGCGTAGCCCATAAACAGAGCCGAGGTTTTGAGGGCGTTACGGCGGTTCATAGGTCGTTGCGGTTTTTGGCTTTCGTGGCAAAATCAACGGCGCGGGCTGTTAGGGCCATGTACGTAATCGACGGGTTCACGCACGATGACGAGGTCATGCAGGCGCCATCGGTCACAAAGACGTTGGGGACGCTGTGGAGTTGATTGTTCCCGTTGACGACCGACGTTTTGGGGTCGCGGCCCATCCGCGCCGTGCCCATTTCGTGAACACCCACGCCAATACCGCCCGAATAGTCAAACGTGGTGATGTCTTTAAAACCGGCAGCGTCGAGCATCTCGGCGGCATCGGCCATGATCTGCTTGCGCATTGCCAGTTCGTTCTGCTTGAATTCGGCGTCGAACACTAGCATGGGCAAGCCCCACTGATCGTTCTTGTCGGGATGCAGGGTCACTTTGTTGTCGTGGTAGGGGAGCACCTCGCCGAAGCCCATCAGCCCCATGCTCCAGCCACCCGGCTTGAACAGCGACTCTTTGAAGGCGGCCCCGACACCGGGTGTATTGACGCCCCCGCCCCAGTTGCCGCGGCCTGCTCCGGCACCCTGGTAATCATAACCCCGCAGGAAGTTCGGGTTCTTCGATTTCTCGTCGATGTTCACATACTTCGGAATGAACAACCCGGCGGGTTTGCGCCCTTTGTAGTACTGATCCTC comes from Fibrella aestuarina BUZ 2 and encodes:
- the tsaB gene encoding tRNA (adenosine(37)-N6)-threonylcarbamoyltransferase complex dimerization subunit type 1 TsaB codes for the protein MILSLDTSTTVCSAALHTLTGELLGCYELFTERTASSRLTTLLHDVVAHAGFALADVSAIAVAKGPGSYTGLRIGVSTAKGLCFALDKPLIGINTLVAMTEQIRPFYAPGNALSGTLFCPMIDARRMEVYCAIYDQQGQEVQPTSATILDEQSFANWLAQQPVVFFGDGAAKARPVLTHPNAIFPAVQVRPSARTVGTLAVQAYAAGQFEDLIAFEPYYLKEFMTTKPKAVL
- a CDS encoding GIY-YIG nuclease family protein, which translates into the protein MKNYAFYVYITTNPAQTVLYTGMTNDLVRRLAEHYESRGQVDKFAGKYFCYRLVYWEFHQYVRHAIEREKEIKGWRRAKKVALIESINPTWELLNAAIQP
- a CDS encoding S41 family peptidase; the protein is MRLRKKLILGTSALLVAGGLTAFTRDDRFFEIARNLDIYATMFKELNMYYVDEVNPNRMVKTSIDAMLKSLDPYTNFYAEDDIEDYMTMTTGRYNGIGAVIGDRQGRNIVMMLYEGTPAEKSGLQIGDEILKIDGVDIKTRQDADPGKLLRGQTGTAVKLTVKRYGQKTPVDLQVQRDVVKVTNVPYYGMLNDEVGYIDLKDFMAAAGREVKAAYQDLKSKGMKKLVLDVRENPGGLLDQAIDISNVFIPKGSEVVTTKGKVSEWNKSYSAMAPALDTEMPIVVLTNNHSASAAEIVSGVIQDYDRGVLIGQRTYGKGLVQTTRPLSFGTRMKITTAKYYIPSGRCIQAIDYSHRNADGSVGKIADSLRTAFKTRAGRVVYDGGGVTPDVQTEAQTPTPIAQSLTSKGHIFDYAVKYKSEHPTIKPAREFRLTDAEYQEFVKWVSDKEYDYTTQVEKDLGVLEASAKKEKYFDQIQDQLKALKSKMSHSKDADMKTFQAEIRTLLNEEIASHYYLQKGLKEASFATDPDIKAALDLFKDMNRYNGILKKK
- a CDS encoding gluconate 2-dehydrogenase subunit 3 family protein, whose amino-acid sequence is MNRRNALKTSALFMGYAVSATALTETFIACQKTVKLDWKPVFLSPEQANTIAEITETILPKTSTPGAKELGVPQFVDKMLHDLLSEEDQKDFLAGLESLDERCESKYGKSFVECTPAQREALLLALDKEAEPFPPSLWGITLKPSGPPAFFRRLKSLTLLGYYTSEKIGKEVLAYDPVPGEYIACMPLNSQNAWNE